A window from Rhinoraja longicauda isolate Sanriku21f chromosome 26, sRhiLon1.1, whole genome shotgun sequence encodes these proteins:
- the LOC144606468 gene encoding 14-3-3 protein gamma-B isoform X2: MVTELNEALSNEERNLLSVAYKNVVGARRSSWRVISSIEQKTSADGNEKKIEMVRAYREKIEKELESVCQDVLNLLDNYLIKNCSDTQYESKVFYLKMKGDYYRYLAEVASGEKRATVVESSEKAYGEAHEISKEHMQPTHPIRLGLALNYSVFYYEIQNAPEQACHLAKTAFDDAIAELDTLNEDSYKDSTLIMQLLRDNLTLWTSDQQDDEGGEGNN; the protein is encoded by the coding sequence GTAACAGAGCTGAATGAAGCCCTTTCCAATGAAGAAAGGAATCTTCTCTCCGTTGCCTACAAGAACGTGGTCGGGGCGAGACGCTCATCTTGGAGGGTGATCAGCAGCATCGAGCAGAAGACTTCGGCGGACGGCAATGAGAAGAAGATCGAGATGGTGCGGGCCTACAGAGAGAAGATAGAGAAGGAGCTGGAATCGGTGTGCCAGGATGTGCTCAACCTCTTAGACAATTACCTGATCAAAAACTGCAGCGACACACAGTATGAGAGCAAGGTCTTCTACCTGAAGATGAAGGGGGACTATTACCGCTACCTTGCCGAGGTGGCCTCTGGCGAGAAGCGGGCCACAGTGGTGGAATCCTCGGAGAAGGCGTACGGCGAGGCCCACGAGATCAGCAAGGAGCACATGCAGCCCACGCACCCCATCCGACTGGGCCTGGCCCTCAACTACTCGGTGTTCTATTACGAGATCCAGAATGCTCCCGAGCAGGCCTGCCACCTGGCCAAGACGGCCTTTGACGATGCCATCGCCGAGCTGGACACCCTCAACGAGGACTCCTACAAGGACTCGACCCTCATCATGCAGCTTCTCCGCGACAATCTGACACTCTGGACAAGCGACCAGCAGGACGACGAAGGCGGGGAAGGGAACAATTAA